From the Musa acuminata AAA Group cultivar baxijiao chromosome BXJ3-1, Cavendish_Baxijiao_AAA, whole genome shotgun sequence genome, the window ACCATCCTCTTACATTATTCCAAAAATTAAATCTTTGACCTAGGTCTTTTTTCTTTTGTGGTGTTGTCTTTCTAGGCTTATAGTTATTTACTTACAACAAAAtgaagaaatttcaaatatttgaTATTGATACAAGgtttttttttaaagtaatttAGCTGCATCAGGATGACATCCTGCATTCTATTGGATATGCAAGTCACTACATATTCTATTGTTTTCGGTATACTCAACATCTTGACTATGCTATCTTTTTTGACAATTATTAGAGGATTTGTCCAAGTTATTAAGGAGAAAATTATCATATTGCTTCTATGCTCTATTTAATAGACATCTAAAAACCTACTTTGTGTAGGAGTATtgaatttttttgcttatctACTTATTGATGTTATTTGTTCATGAAAATGTTCTTCTTAACAAAGACAATATTAATGCTTGTAAAAGGCTAAGAACAATGTGATTGCAGGTGTTAACTAACATACTATCTACTCGAGGAACCACTGAGCAAGGTGCATGCTTGGACGCTTTAATATCATTAGTGTTGGATTCTTCATCCAATCAGATGGTATgctattcctctctctctccctctcccttggAAGGGTTCAGGTTCAATTTTCCCCTAATGTTGGTCCTGGTTAGGAAGAATAATCCCTAATACCCTATAGTCCAATCCATGTTAAATTATCATGGTAAAACCAGACTACATGCAATGCTAAGCTTGGCTAACATGATGCGGCACATGATCTTTGGATCTTGCCTTTTGAATTTCTTGTGTTTCATATACTTGCATTGAAGGAAATCTTTCGGTAATCTTGCCTAATAAGTAAAATTGCTCCATTTGTTTTATGTTGTCAGTGTAATTGTGATGACTAAGCTACAATTGATGTTATGATTTTTTGTCACCCTTTGTTTTCTTGATTATTTTAGTTGCCTTGTCAGTCCCATGCATTTAGTTTACTTCTCTAAAGGCTTTTGGAGGCCAACAATACTGAATCAATTTTCTCATTTCAGTTAGTCTCACCAAAAAGcatccttttttttaattttgtgctCTCGTCTTTTGTGATATTTATCATTCATATGTCAACTCAATATGTTTGAACCTCAATGAAATGGACTGAATATCCTGATGATATTGATGTCACTGTATCTTCTTGAATTGTTTACTTCTAAGTGCTTCCCTGTCCCTGGGTTGTCATCTTTCTTTAGATTGAAATGAATGAAAAACTTGGAACAATTCAATTTACAGCAACTTTAGAAGAAAGTAACAGTTCCACAACCTTGATGGAAAATCCCCTTTATGAAGTGATTGCCAAATTAGTTTGTATTTCCCTGCTATATTGCTTTGTGCATCCTTTGTATTCTAGAATTTTATCACACTAGGAAGCTAAaaagttttttttctttaaagtCGTGAATTTCTGTCTGATTGTACCATGTGAGCTATGTTATGGCTATTGGTAAGCATGTAAATTTTGCCACTCTTGAGAAGGAAgctaattaataataatttatatgttaTAATGTGGCAATCTATGTGGTATGATGTATGATGTTTATCTCGCTGCTAAGTTTCTGGCTCAAATGCAAGTACAATTATCAAATACAAAGCATGGCACAGTACGATACTACATGCTGAGCATATTTTGCTTCCCCATGGTCCTTTGTAGGCTGGTGGCATTCCTTGTCCTTTGGTGTATCATAGTAACATATTCCAAAAGGACAACTGTGATTTAGTTATAGTGGGTCTTTTTGAACCTAGAGTTGTATAGAGAAAGGTCAAGCGTCACCTGTAGGACAACCATCATGTTTAAAGTTTCTTATGAATGATATTCTTTTCTCATATCTTCAATCCCGTTTATGGATAAAGTTATCCCATTTTGTCGAACTTTTTTATCCCAGGATTTTCGGGAATGTCATGCAATTGAGAACGTCACAGATCTTATTAAGGATGAGCAAGCAGATGAAAACATAAGGTTAGTTTGTTTTCACCTCAGTTTATGGTTTATTGTCTTGTTCTCACTGAATTTCTCATTTGTTACATGTGTTCAATTTCTCTAATTTTATCTCCAAGGTTAGAATGCCTGTGATTCTTGGTCAAGTATGCAAGCATTTAAAATCAGGTTTTTATATCCATCATTCTTGAACATTGTCATCATGACCGTAGCAGGTGACTACAATTTCAAGATGTTTTCAATGTAAATGATTCAGTTATTGGGTTTTATGTGTTTATTCTTTTTATGCATGTTTCACAGATATGTTAGAACATAAAATTAGTAGCCCTTTAATTTTCAGTGTGTGGTTAGGTTGGATCTTCAAGGGTTTATGTTGGTGTTTTTGACATATTTGAGAGGATAGAAAGATGAGGGATCAAAGGAGTGATGTAAGTCTTGGGACTGTAGCTAGGATCTGATAAATCATTCGTTGTTGCTGACTAAGGTCTGGTTGAAATGCTGGAATGGTAGAGAAACTATGACAGAGGATCAAGGGTAAGTCGGAGATGGTAAAGAAGATTTGGAGCAAATTTGAAGGTGGTTGGAGGGAGTAGAAGAACCATAGTCTTTCAAATGTTCTAAAAGACTAGTAAGAGAACAGTAAATAAAGAGAAATGAGGTTTAGCATTTAGGTTGGttcatgaaacttatttcatctatGAAGAAAAAGAATCTTTGATCAGTTTATCATAATTGTAAGGAGCTCTTTATAACATTAAGAGATTTAGCTTCTAGGTAGGCTTACACGACTTATCTCCACATCTTGATGCAGGTTGAAATGTGGGGAGTTTCTGCTGCTACTAGTTGGGTATGTCAACCAGACCGAGAACTCTCCCTTGGCAAACATACCCGATGAAATGCGACGAAGCTTAGGAGAGAAGTGTGCATCTCTGATTTGGGCAGCAAGCCAGTTCGGATCAACTCTGGATCCAGAGCAGAGACAAACTGCTCTACAAATCCAAGCTCGAAGGGTTGTGGAGTCCTTAGAGCTATAACAGTCGAAGGTGTCAGAGGTGATATGTTCATCTTCTCACACTCGAACCTactaaatcattacttcaagaaaCAAATCTCCAAGAAGTTTCAATTATGGCTTTTGTGTAACTTCTTGGTAATCCATATTTGTGTTGTCTGGTACCATTCCATGCACTGTGTGCAGCTTAATACTATGGTTGCAAGCAATTGTACCATTCCAGAGTTACGTATAAAATTTCAATCAATTTGGTTACTTGTATTTACCTGCATTGCACTTGTATTCATCCTCTATTACAGTATATATTGTGTATGCTTTTTAAATCAATCATGATGTAGTGATGGAGATTATATTGACTTCTTCGttcacagcaaaaaaaaaaaacctgtacCCGCACAAACGAGCAGTGTACCTACCTGTAAACTAGGACATAGTGGGGCCCTCGGCGGGTCCGAAACAATGATGCCGGTCTGGTTTGAGCAGATTCTACTACCAGTCGATCACGGACCATAAGAGCCCCTTTCCTACCCGATTCCCTTTTTGCTATTTAACCCAATCTACGGTTCTGAGCTCTAATCCGCTCCTCGCCCGCCATGCTCGCCTCCCCCTTCGaccacctcttcctcctcgccgCAGCCTCCGCTGCCGCGGCCCTCCTCTCAATCACCCTCTGTCTCCCCTCCCTCCTCCTTTACGGCCTCCACACCTACATTCACCCCGATAACCCCGGCGGCGACGGACTCCGCGCCGTCCTTCGCCGTCCCTCTGGTCCAGACGCCCCCCCTGATCCCAAGCGCCGGCCCAGATCCTCCTCCGCCTCCCACCACCGTGTTCCTGGCTTTGACGATGGCAACGCCCAGCTCCTCCGCCTTCGTCTCTCCGATTCCCATCTACGCACCCGCCTTCTCTTCCCCTCCTTCCGCGCCGCTTTCGTCGCCTCCGCCGTCGCTCTCACAGATCTTGCCATCCTCCGTCTCCTTCTTCCTCCCGATCCCTCCCCCGCTGCCACGACTGTCGCTGCCGTCGCACTTCTCGCTGTCGCTCACCTCCTTCTTCTACTCTCCAAGCTCTCCCTCGAGCGATCCGCCTCCAAGCGGTCGGAGAAGGAACTGAGCTTTGTCGCCGGCTTCTTGGGCTTCCTCTCTGCTCTACTTATAGTCTTCGTCCTCTCCCCCTATCTCTTCGATTTCGAGCTGGGCGGGGTCGACGCCGGATCCACCAAGGCGACGGTTTCGGTACTCGCCGGCGTCCTCGTGGGGCTGCTCTTCGTGCCGGCATCTCGAGCGGCACGGGCTTTCTGGCTCGGGACGGATCAGCTCCGGTGGGACCTTGCAGTGGTCTCGTGTGGCGCCCTCAACCAGGTTCTCCTCTACGTGGCCGTCCTTGCAGCGGCCGCTGCACCGCTTCTCTGGGTGATCCCGGTGGCAGTGGTGCCGGCTGGTGGTGAGGTCGGGTCAGTCTGGTTCAGGGAGTTCAGAGTTTGGGCTCTCATTGCTTCTGCCGTCTTGCAGCTTATGGTGCTCCGCCCTAATGTTCAAATGTACCTTAACGAGGCCGTGGTCAGCTGGTATCAGCGGCTGCACGCTAGCCGGGTGCCTGACATGGATTACGGGAGAGCAAAAGTTTTTCTACACAATCACTACCTCTGCTTGGTGGTGCTCCAGTTCTTTGCACCACCGGTTATGGTTCTGCTGTTGATTGggttatctcaggttagatctgaCTTGTTTGGTGGTCTATTTTTCATGGGTGATCTTCTGCATTTCTCTGACCTTGTAAAAGAGATAGCTTTGTTCTTAGCTTGGTGGATTATGTTTGCTTGGTCCATATTGACCATGTCAATCCTCACTTTATATCGATTTGGTTTCTTGTTTGTGTCTTGATTTGAGTTTTTATTTTGTTTAACATTGCCTTCAGAAAGATGGGAGTTGGATTATTTGTTACTCACCAATGTTAAAGTAATTGGATATTTAATTTCGATTGAGGAGCTTGACACTTCTATCTTATTTATCATCAATGCAATCATTCCTTGTATGGTTAGTTTGCTTTATGAGTTCTTTGGTTATGTATTGTCTTCAATTCAACATGGGCACACAATTGCTTACAATTTTTTTACTAAGATATCTTTTGTTTCCTGTGTGTGATTGGAGCCGCTTAGAATTAAGCCTGGACAAAGATGGTCTaggatttaaaaaaaagaaaagaactaaaAACTTTCAAGTTACAAAGCTAATTACCTTTCTTTGAATGTGAGAGGCATCATCAAAATAGTTTGCTTTATGAGTTCTTGGCATATGTATTGTCTCCAATTCAACATGGGCACACAATATCTTACAATTTTTTACCAAGATATCTTTCTTTTCCTGTCTGTGATTGGAGCTGCTTGAAATTTTGACAATTAAGCTTGGACAAGGATGATctaggatttaaaaaaaaatgaaaataactaAAACTTAAAGTTACAAAGCTAATTACCTTTCTTTGAAATGTTAGAGGCATCATCAAAATAAGCATGCAACTTcttcataataaaaaagaaagtatCAGTTTGTACCCAGTAAGTGTTGATATGTCATTAGTATATAGATCTGAAGAAGGGGTGAGTGTAACAGGGAAAGGGATGGGGATATTGTAGTTTAATTTGGGTGAGAGATCTAATAAAGTTTACTTACAACATCCCAACTGCAGAGAATTCTTGATGGTTACAAGTTTGATGTTTGGGCCACACCAAACGCCATCTAGGTAAAAGGAATCCACCTCATTGATTATTGCTTCATTACCTAAGGTATCACATCTTGAGTTGCATCCTAGGAAATTGCACGTGCAGAAAGCAAATGATCTTGTCTTCACCTGTTCCTCTTTTTGTGATCTGTGTGAAACCCAGCAATACACCTAATACAATAGTTTAGAGCCTTGCTTCTACATGAGTAAACCCTTCATAGTTTATGAGGCAACCCTAAGGAATGCTAAAGTGTTTTCTCTCTATTTGCTTTTTCTATTCTTTCATTGCTCAAAAGTAAAGCATCTCTAAAGAAAGGAAATTTATATCTGGATGATCTTTCTAGTATGTTTTAAATGTGAAAGATTGATTGTCCTTTTTCAAGCAGCTATTGTACCAACCTACTAGAGCAGGTGCCCCTTTCCATTTTATATCTGTAATCTAGAACACTTGCAGTTAGGAAAGATATTCTGTTAAGAGGATTTAATTTTGTAGAAAATTTTGGTGAACTTTACCATTCATTCTTTTTCAATAGGTAGCTTTCTATATGATTCCTGgaacattttttctttttaattaaaaTGAAAGGCTTTACAGCATTTGTTAGGTAAGTCATGTTGTTGTTGCAACTTATGAGGTAACCAATGAAAAGAGGGTAAATGTCATAAAATCGAAGTCATATTGATTTTATCATTTCATTTGGAGAATTAAGTCATTGTTCTGATCATTACAATTATCTATTTTTTGATGAGATCCACTTGAGTCAAATTAgatcaagaaaaatgttcttctgctTCTAGAAAATGCAATTGAGTTGGAGACTAATGATATACGTCTGTGTCAAGCATCACCATTCATTGGCTACTCAGTTCTCGGGCAGCTTGGTCTCTTAAGACTCTGCAGAAATCGAGTTCTACTTTCTGATATGCTGATAGGATGAATGGGGCTTCTTTTTATGGCATTGAACAGAGATCGACTtaccaaccttttttttttttttgattggtGGCATGTTGTTTGTACCTGTTTTCAACTTTTATTGTTATCTTTCATCATCAGTGGCTTGATTGCTAATCTAAGTGACTCTGCTTGTCCAAACAGATTAATTTTCATGTATAAGTCTCTTTTgctaattggtgtttcaggtttctTCGACTCGTGGATGTTTCCTTTCTACGAGTAAATGATTTTCCTAGTTTGTGTTTCATAGTTCTAATGTTGGTTAATGATTTTCCTATTCTCATCTGATAGCTCCTGTTTGCGATCGGCTCTGTGTGTCTTACTTCCTTGGTTATCGTCAAATGAATATTCAAAGTTCATTCATTACTTGAAATCCATCAAGAAGATAAATGTTTAAACAATCTGCTTCTCAGGAAGTTTTCTCCTGTACTTTTCTGGTTTAATTTAAGAGATGGATGCACCAAAATGTCATAATTAATCAGTCATGTGATTGTTGTATCATGCCAATACTATCTGCAATATGTTTTTCCTTACAAATGAAGTTCAagattcttccttctcttctttcttgcaGTACATAACTCTTAGAAACAAAATTTTCCATTCAATTAATCTATCCTTTCCCTTTCATTCTACCTTTTGATGATTACAAGTCTCTGAACTGGATGAACTGCTACAAGTTGCAGATTTGTTGTTTGCTACATGTATTTTGGTCATTTACTTCCTAGTTCAAGCATCTAGAACTTTTCTCCCAATCATTTGACTGTTGATTCTGCTCCCCAACTGTATGAGTTGCTTGACATTAAATGTCTTCCTGCCCTTACTACTATCATTCTTTGGTGGTGAATGCCTCTCTTTTATGAGCATCTTTTGATGTTACTGCCTCCATATGATTGGGAAGATCCAATACCCCATCTTAGAGGGTTAAAGTTGGCTTTCTGGAACTTGGCTTCAGTTGTATGTTCTTGGTTTCAAACTGCTCATTTTTCTTCAAGGATGTAGAAAAGCTCATCTAAACATCATTAAAACTAGCCTTGTGAGATTATTCATGTCCTTCAGGATGTCTTTTATCTTTCCTCATGCTTCACTTAAATTAATTATAGACTGCACCAAGCTGTTTCCCATGCCTTTGCTTTTGCTCCTAACTTTGACCAGTGGCCATTGGTTCTTACTTTTAAAAGCTTCCCACTTTATCTATCTCCTGCTTACAAATTCTTATCCTATGAAAGAAGATGACATCTGCTTACAAGTTCTTCAGAAAGTCCACTAATTCAATTTTCCACATGTTCAAATTTGACTTGTAGTAGCCGTAAATGTAATCCATTCTACACATGTTTTATGTTTTCGGTCTTCTTCCTTGCCCCGTCTCTCTTTCCCTCCACATCCGGACGTGTTCATGCCTCGCCCGCCTTTCATTATTTATATGCAATCATATTTGCAAAAGATCCGCCCCTTCCACGTCTCAACCCATCATATGCAGCCACGGGCACGCACTGTCGTCGAACCTTCGAGAAGAGGAACCGAATCGAAGCTTCTCGGTCTGATCCATCCACCGAATCATCCGTCGCCGTTGGATCATATTCCACTTACTCCATTACAATTCCTCCTCTGCCCACCGAAACTATTGGAAAGCTTCAAGATCTTTCCCCCGTCGCCTTTCGAACTGTGAAGACTCGCGAGCGGCGTGCGAAGATGACCCTTGCGGCGGAGCCGGCGGAGGGGCAGCAGCGGTCGCTGCCGACGCCATTCCTGACAAAGACGTACCAGCTAGTGGACGACCCCGCGGTGGACGACGTGATCTCGTGGAACGAGGACGGGTCGACGTTCGTCGTCTGGCGGCCGGCGGAGTTCGCGAGCGACCTCCTCCCTAAGTACTTCAAGCACAACAACTTCTCCAGCTTCGTCCGCCAACTCAACACCTATGTATGTCTAATTCCCGGGTATGTTCGATTGTTTTGCGATTTTTTGATGTGTTTTTGAGGTTTCTTGGGGGGATCTGTTAGGGATTTCGGAAGATCGTGCCGGATCGATGGGAGTTCGCTAACGATTGCTTCAGGAGAGGCGAGAAGCGCCTGCTTCAAGACATCCACCGCAGGAAGATCTCGACGGCGGCGCCACCGCTAGCGCCCGCCACGATCCCGGGGACAGCGCATGTGCGACGGGCCAGATCGTCGACGTACTCGGGCGAGGAGCAGGTGCTGTCATCGAATTCCTCCTCCGGGCCGCCGCCGAACCACTCGGCCACGACGCGTCCCCGCGGCGAGGCGGAGCTGGGGGAGGAGAACGCGTGGTTGAGGAAGGAGAACGAACGGCTCTCCCGCGAGGTGGCGCAGATGAAGAAGCTATGCAGGGAGATCGCAACGCTAATATCAAGGCACGCGTCGGGCCGGCAGGAGCGCGGCGAAGGGGTGGAAGGCCAGGAGGCGGCCGCGCCGTTGCTAGAGCTGATGCCACCTGGTCCCGCGGCGGAGGaagtggaagaggaggaagaagccaCGAAGAGTGAGGTGCCTCCGGGAGCAAGCCCGAAACTCTTCGGAGTGTCGATCGGGGTGAAACGACCTCGGTTGGAGGACAGCGACGGCCCACCCGTATCGCAGGAGGTAAAAACGGAGTCGGTCGAATCCGCGTGGCCAAACCCGAAGGATGTGTCGCCAGAACGCGGCGGCCGGCAGCCGTGGGTCATCCACTGCCCCCGGCCGTCCCGGAAAGCATGCATCACGCCGGACCGGCCGATCGACGACGGGGCGCGCACGTGACTGCGGGGCGACATCACGTGTTTCTAACTGCACATAAAATAGTACTTAGTAATAATGAGATAAAAATTTTATCTAATTTAGTAGGATATTTTGGAgtcttgtaatatatatatatatatatatatatatatatatatatcttgtttGAACTCAGGGACGCGGTCAGCGAGCGCGTGGGAGAGGTGTCATCCCTTCATCTCTCGTAAGTTTCTCTCACTTTGTTGCCTTCTTGTTTCAGGTGCATCCAATAATTAATCCGTGTTGCTTATGACAGACGCGGTTTAGGGTTCGTACCAGAGGACGATCCGCGTCATCTTGGGTGCTGACAAGCTGGATTTGACATCCCAATTGGTACTAATTCAAACTTAATTAACTTGccctcctttcccttcttaatCTTTAGGTTAATCCTTATCGATCGAGTCTACCTGAGAATTATTCTTTACATAGAAACGCTACTATAAGAAATCTTTATATTTACAAGTAGTGAAGAGTAAGAATAATGTTTTGAATCATTATAATTCAATATTATACCAATTTAACCCTCTTTAGATATGTGTCAGATTCCATTGTTATATTAGGTTTCTTCCTATCATAAATCCCTCTCGAGTGATGACCAAAGAATATTCTTGACCCTATCatcaattctttttcctttttgtaaCCTCATTGTCATCGAATTcatatcatttttctttttgtcgAACATAGAATGAAGAGTGTAGTTGCTTAGTAGCAATCAAGTAAGGGTAGGTAGAAATCCTGTGGCCCATATGATGATTCTCCTGTGTTGCTGCATCCACATTCAATTGATCTTTCTAACTTTAGAAACTTTGCATGGATAGGGTTATCGACTCATTGACCCAATTAATGGTTTGCTATACTAAATCGATTCATGATGTGTGGGGATGGGCATGAACTTGGCGATTAACATTCATAATTTTATAGCTGTACACTTTATAATGGACATGCCAATGGACTACTCGATGATACGTCATGTTCTACTCTACTCTGGTGCCACGCACCCTACAGTTCGACCTGTAGGATGAGTGGCCCATGCCATTGACACAATGACATTACTTGTAATGCTAGATGTAAttgataatatcatgaaatcactcGTATAAGTCAAGTAATCATTTAGTCCCAATGGTTATTAAAGATCTCTATAAAAGGGCTTAGGTATGTTAGCTCACCTAAAGCTCTCTGAATTCTCTAAATCTTATATGACTAATCTTCGAAATTATTAACTTAAGCATAGACATGTTTTCAACATAGATAATTTTAGTTGGATCCTTTTGTGATATCTCATACCCAAACCCACTAGTCTCAAAGATAGTCTCATACACATGCACTCCACAATAGATTCTAATTTTACCTGATGAAGAATCATTATGGCATATTATATCATGGAGATGCCAACTTACAAAGGAAGATGTCGCCTCAGTGCCAAGGTTATCTTTTATGACAGACATGATCATCAAAGAATCACGATTGGAAACCATCCTATGATGACTTTTTGTTCTTCCTTGCGAGTATATTTGTTGAATTTGGGCCTTTTGTTGAGTCTCCTATTAAAATTCAATTATATATGAGAAACTAATTTCTTTTAGGAATAATACTTAAGATATGGATGTTATTTTAGCACTTTGGATACCATCCAATGCGCCGTACAACTTCGCCTTCTTCGATGGATTTTAGGGTAGTCATATGACTAACAATTCTTTTTTAATCATCTCCATATAAGGAAAAATCTTCACTGCAGATTAAAAGTCTTCATTTTTGAACAATTTTGGCTGCATAAAATGATTGCTCATGAACTTAATTTATAAGACAAAACGACTCCACGGAATTGAAATGAACTGCGAAGTCTGTTTTAAGTCTCTTACAAGATGCCTACGACAAGAACAAGCTGAGACGATAGATGATTGCACAGACAGAATCTTTAAACGTTACGAGCTTACACAAACAAGCCGTGACTTGAAAGGATAAGGTCTTTAAGTCTTTGTGCAAATACACAAACAAAACATTTAAAGATCATATAGTTagttatttctttcattttttccaATCAATTCTCTTTAATCCACT encodes:
- the LOC135628941 gene encoding uncharacterized protein LOC135628941 isoform X1 — encoded protein: MLASPFDHLFLLAAASAAAALLSITLCLPSLLLYGLHTYIHPDNPGGDGLRAVLRRPSGPDAPPDPKRRPRSSSASHHRVPGFDDGNAQLLRLRLSDSHLRTRLLFPSFRAAFVASAVALTDLAILRLLLPPDPSPAATTVAAVALLAVAHLLLLLSKLSLERSASKRSEKELSFVAGFLGFLSALLIVFVLSPYLFDFELGGVDAGSTKATVSVLAGVLVGLLFVPASRAARAFWLGTDQLRWDLAVVSCGALNQVLLYVAVLAAAAAPLLWVIPVAVVPAGGEVGSVWFREFRVWALIASAVLQLMVLRPNVQMYLNEAVVSWYQRLHASRVPDMDYGRAKVFLHNHYLCLVVLQFFAPPVMVLLLIGLSQVRSDLFGGLFFMGDLLHFSDLVKEIALFLAWWIMFAWSILTMSILTLYRFGFLFVS
- the LOC135628941 gene encoding uncharacterized protein LOC135628941 isoform X2 gives rise to the protein MLASPFDHLFLLAAASAAAALLSITLCLPSLLLYGLHTYIHPDNPGGDGLRAVLRRPSGPDAPPDPKRRPRSSSASHHRVPGFDDGNAQLLRLRLSDSHLRTRLLFPSFRAAFVASAVALTDLAILRLLLPPDPSPAATTVAAVALLAVAHLLLLLSKLSLERSASKRSEKELSFVAGFLGFLSALLIVFVLSPYLFDFELGGVDAGSTKATVSVLAGVLVGLLFVPASRAARAFWLGTDQLRWDLAVVSCGALNQLMVLRPNVQMYLNEAVVSWYQRLHASRVPDMDYGRAKVFLHNHYLCLVVLQFFAPPVMVLLLIGLSQVRSDLFGGLFFMGDLLHFSDLVKEIALFLAWWIMFAWSILTMSILTLYRFGFLFVS
- the LOC135628940 gene encoding heat stress transcription factor B-2b-like; this translates as MFSVFFLAPSLFPSTSGRVHASPAFHYLYAIIFAKDPPLPRLNPSYAATGTHCRRTFEKRNRIEASRSDPSTESSVAVGSYSTYSITIPPLPTETIGKLQDLSPVAFRTVKTRERRAKMTLAAEPAEGQQRSLPTPFLTKTYQLVDDPAVDDVISWNEDGSTFVVWRPAEFASDLLPKYFKHNNFSSFVRQLNTYGFRKIVPDRWEFANDCFRRGEKRLLQDIHRRKISTAAPPLAPATIPGTAHVRRARSSTYSGEEQVLSSNSSSGPPPNHSATTRPRGEAELGEENAWLRKENERLSREVAQMKKLCREIATLISRHASGRQERGEGVEGQEAAAPLLELMPPGPAAEEVEEEEEATKSEVPPGASPKLFGVSIGVKRPRLEDSDGPPVSQEVKTESVESAWPNPKDVSPERGGRQPWVIHCPRPSRKACITPDRPIDDGART